The genomic interval CACCGACCCGAGGTCGGGCAAGTCGTACGCACTGAAGCCCGCCGACGAGCTCGCCACCGTCGTCACCCGCCCCCGCGGCTGGCACCTGGACGAGCGCCACATCCAGCTGGACGGCGTCTCCGTGCCCGGCGCCCTGGTCGACTTCGGCCTCTACTTCTTCCACAACGCCCAGCGCCTGATCGACCTCGGCAAGGGCCCGTACTTCTACCTCCCGAAGACGGAGTCGCACCTGGAGGCCCGCCTCTGGAACGACGTCTTCGTCTTCGCCCAGGATTACGTCGGCATCCCGCAGGGCACGGTCCGCGCGACGGTGCTGATCGAGACGATCACCGCCGCGTACGAGATGGAGGAGATCCTCTACGAGCTGCGCGACCATGCCTCCGGTCTCAACGCCGGCCGCTGGGACTACCTCTTCTCCATCGTCAAGAACTTCCGTGACGGCGGGTCCAAGTTCGTCCTCCCGGACCGCAACGCGGTGACGATGACCGCCCCCTTCATGCGGGCGTACACCGAACTCCTGGTCCGCACCTGCCACAAGCGCGGCGCGCACGCGATCGGCGGCATGGCGGCCTTCATCCCCTCGCGCCGCGACGCCGAGGTCAACAAGGTGGCCTTCGAGAAGGTCAAGGCGGACAAGGACCGCGAGGCGCACGACGGCTTCGACGGCTCCTGGGTCGCCCACCCCGACCTGGTCCCGATCGCCCTGGCCTCCTTCGACGCGGTCCTCGGCGAGAAGCCCCACCAGAAGGACCGCCTCCGCGAGGACGTCTCGGTGGCCCCGGGCGACCTGATCGCCATCGACACTCTGGATGCCAGCCCGACCTACGACGGCCTGCGCAACGCCGTGGCGGTCGGCATCCGCTACATCGAGGCCTGGCTGCGCGGCCTGGGCGCGGTCGCCATCTTCAACCTGATGGAGGACGCCGCCACCGCGGAGATCTCCCGCTCGCAGATCTGGCAGTGGATCAACGCGGACGTGGTCTTCGAGAACGGCGAACACGCCACGGCGGAGCTGGCCCGCAAGGTCGCCGCCGAGGAACTGGCCGCGATCCGCGAGGAGATCGGCGAGGAGACCTTCACCGCCGGCAAGTGGCAGCAGGCCCACGACCTCCTGCTCCAGGTCTCCCTGGACCAGGACTACGCGGACTTCCTGACGCTGCCGGCGTACGAGCAGCTGCGCTGACCTCGCCGTACGAGCACCGCACCAGCACCGACACTCCCGCCCCCGGCACCGCACAGCGCCGGGGGCGGTGGTGTGTGGCTGAGCCTGCGCGGCCCTCAGCCCCTCACGTCCACACCGCTCCCAGCGCCACGAACCCGCAGACGAGGGCGAACAGGATCGCCAGCAGCGGCCAGACGAACCGCAGGTACTTGTCGTAGCCGACCTTCGCCAGGGCCACCCCGCCGATGGTGACCGCCGTCGTCGGAACCCAGAGGTTCATCCAGCCGCTCGCCGCCTGCCACGCCGTGACGACCACGGCGCGGGAGACGCCCGCGAAGTCGGCGAGCGGGGCCAGGATCGGCATCGCCAGCGTGGCGTGGCCGGAGGTGGAGGGGATGAGGAAGGCGAGCGGCAGGTTGACGATGAAGACGAAGACCGCGAACAGCGCCGACGAGGTGCCCGAGACCACGCCCTCGATGGAGTGGAGCACGGTGTCGGTGATCTGCGCGTTGTTCATGATGACCGTGACGCCGCGCGCGAGGACGATGACCAGGGCCGGGGAGATGAAGTCCGCCGCACCCTGGACGATCGTCGCGCTCAGCTTCTGCTCGCCGAACCGCGCGACGACGCCCACCAGGACCGCCGCGACCAGGAACAGGGCGGCGAGATGGGGGAAGGACCAGCCGAGTTCGAAGCCGTACGGGGTGGCGTCGGCGTCGCCCGTGAGGGCGCTGGACCACGGGACGACCGAGAAGATCATGAAGCTGAAGACCAGGGCGACCAGGACGAGGACGGTCCGGTGGAGGCCGGTCAGCTCCGGGGGTTCCCCCGCGTCCGCCGCGTTGTGCTCGCGGTCGCCGGGCAGGAAGCCGGAGAGCGAGCGGTCGGGGTCCTTGCGGACGCGTCCCGCGTACCGGATGACGTAGCCGATCGTCACGGCCGTCAGGACCACCCACATGACCGCGCGCAGCACGATGCCGTCGCCGAGCGAGATGTCGGCGGCGGAGGACGCGACTCCGGTGGCGAAGGGGTTCACGGTGGAGCAGAGCACGCCGATGCCCGCGCCGAGGATGATCGTGCCGGTGGCCACCATGCGGTCGTAGCCGAGGGCCAGCATCAGCGGGATGACCAGGCCGTAGAAGCCGAGCGTCTCCTCCGCGAACCCCTCGACGGTGCCGAGGAGGGAGAAGACCAGCATCACTCCGGCGATGAGCAGCGCTCCCCGGTCGCGCAGCCGGTGCGCGAGGCGGCCGATGCCCCGGTCCAGGGCGCCGGTGGCGAACACCACGGTGATGAACGCGCCGATGGCGAGCACGAAGAGGAACACGCCGGCGCTGCCGTACAGTTCGCCGGCCAGGTCCGGTCCGACCTCGCCCGTCTCCGCGTCCTGGACGCCGTAGAGGCCGTTGACCGGGGAGAGGAAGAGGTCGTTCAGGCGGTCCACGAAGCTCTGGTCGGAGTCGACCCGGTGGTACGTCCCCTGGACCGGGGCCCCTTCCCCGTCGCGGTCGTAGGCCCCGGGCGGGATCAGGAAGGCCAGTCCCCAGACGGCCAGCGTGACGACCGCGAGGATCGTGAGGGCGCTGGGGAAGGTGAACCTCTTCTTGGCCGGGGGCTCTTCCTCCGGGGCCGGCTTCGTGCCGGCCGCGCTGCTCATGCCGTGCTCCGGCCCGTCGCGGTCCCCAGCGGGATACCGAACGGACGCGAGGACTCCGGATGGGTGACGAGGAGGTCGTGGGCCTCGCGCACGGGGTCGGGCGGGAGGCCGGGGAACGCGATGGACGGGATGGCCTTCAGCCGTTCCAGGTCGGCGACGAGACCGTCCATCAGCGCGTCGACCCGGGTGTTCAGGTCGTCTCCCGGATCCATGGTTCAGCCCCTTCGGTCCACTGGCCTTGGCCTTCAGGACCAATGGACCATGGGGGGCGGCGCGCCGCACGCCTGGGAAACGGCGCTCGGTCGGGCCTCAGTCCGTCAGGACCACCGTCCGCTGGGCCGAGAAGTCACCCCACTTGCCGTCCGGAAGCTTGGCCCTGAGCTTGACCGAATAGCGGGTGCCCACCGGGTCGGAGAGGTCCAGACGGTAGGTGGCGCGCCCCTTGGGGGGCGTGCCGCCCCAGACGATGGTGGTGGTCAGCTTGCCGTTCAGATGGAGCTCGTAGGCGGGGATGACTCCGCCCGTCTCGGGCTGGTCCCAGGACAGGTCGAGGGTGGAGGCGGCGCCCTCCTTGCCGATCTCGGCGCTCAGGCCGGTGGGGGCGGTGCTCGCGGGGGCGCCGGGGGCGGACTCGGTGGTGAGGTCGAGCGTGTTGCTGTCGGCCGAGGACTTGTCGGAGGCGTCCCGGGCCCGGACGGTGAAGGTGTAGACGGTCCCCGGGCGCAGACCCGTGAGCTTCGCCGTGGTCTCGGAGGCCGGGACGCTGTGGATCCGGGAGTCCTCCTGGTAGATGTCGTACGAGGTGACGCCGACGTCGTCCTTGGACGCGCCCCAGGTGAGGGTGGCGGCACGTTTCCCGTCGGCGCCGCCCGTCAGCTTCGCCGGGACGGTGGGGGGCGTGTCGTCCTTGGGCGGGGTGGCCTGGGTGGTGACGGGGACGCCCTTGCTGGGCGCGGAGAGATTGCCCGCCGTGTCCTTGGTCCGGACGCTGAAGGTGTAGTCCGTCGAGGCCGTCAGCCCGTTGACGTCGATCATGGTCTTGGTCGCCGGGACGCTCTTGACCTTGGCCTTTCCACGGTAGATCTCGTATCCGGCGACCTTCTCGTTGTCGGAGGCGCCTTCCCACATGACGTGCACCGAGGTGGAGCTGCTGGCCTGTGCGGTCACGCCCTTGGGGGTGCCGGGAGGCTGCGTGTCGGCTTCGGCGGTGCCACCGCAGGCGGAGAGGAGGGGGGTGAGAAGCAGGGCGGAACAGGTCAACGCGGCAGATATGTGGGGGCGTTGCACAGTGGTGCCTTCCATCCGGACAGCAATGGTCCAGACCTGTATGCCATGGCGCGGGGGTCGCCGACAAGAGGACGGCGAGGAACCTTCCGCTATGTGACGGTGTGCGCCGCCCGACCGGGGTCCGGGCAGGGCCTGGAACAGCTGTCAGCCTCTTCGGTGTGCCGGTTCGGGTGCCGGACGACGCCCCGCTGCTGGACCGGGTGATCGCTCTCAGTGGCCGCCGTCCGGACTGGCGGCCGGACGGCCGAGAAGGGACAGACCGCCTCACCGCTCCCGGGGCCGGCTGGCCGGCGGGGCGGTTCCCCCAACGGTGAGAACCCCGTGACGGCAGGCAGCCCGGTCAGCTGGTGAAGAACTCCGTGATGTGCCCGGCCACCTGGTCCGCCCGGGTCTCGTGCATGCGGTGTCCGCCCGGGACCGTGATCAGCCGGCAGTCCGGGATCAGGGAGGCCACGTCGGCCTGGCGGTGCTGTTCCATCCTGCTCTCCGGGCCGCCGGTGATGATCAGCGTCGGGGAGACGATGTCGCCGAGGGCCTCGTCGGCGTCCGGGCCGGGGTCGGCGAGCTGGTCGCGTACGGCGGGCACCGCGTTCTCGTCGTAGTCCACCGGGCCCTCGCCCCGGCCCGCCGGGCCCGGGTCGCCGGGGAACGGGGCCGGGGTCTCCACCAGCACCAGCCGCTCCACGCGGTCGGAGTGCTCCTGCGCCACCAGCCGGGCGACGACCCCGCCCATGCCGTGGCCGACGAGTCCGACGCGGTGCAGTTCCAGCTCGTCGAGGAAGCCCACGACGTCCTCGGCCATCAGCTCCAGGGCGTAGTCGTCGGGCCAGTCGCTCTCGCCGTGGCCGCGCAGGTCCAGGGCGAAGACCCGCCACTCCTGGCCCAGCAGGGGGCCGGCCGCCTCCCAGTTCGCGGCCGAACCGCCGAGGCCGTGCAGCAGCACGACGGGCGAGCCGAACGCGTCGCCCCAGGTCCGGTACGCGAGGCGCACATCGCCGACATCCACAACAGACTGATCTTCCATGCCCCTGACGCTACAGCCGACGGACGCCGGACGGCCGACGGGGCCCCGCGTCGCACGGGGCCCCCGGATGCTCCGGTCACGATCCGCAGGGGTCAGTGGACGCCGACCCCGGCCGCGGCCGGCACCACGTGCTCGCCCGGTGCCTGCTCCTCGTCCGCCGTGTCGGCCTTGCGGCCCAGGTGGTTGAAGGCGAGGTTCAGCACGATCGCCACCACACAGCCGGTGGAGATGCCCGAGTCGAGGACGACCAGCAGACTCTCCGGGAAGGCGTGGTAGAACTGCGGCGCCGCAATCGGGATCAGCCCGATGCCGAGGGCCGCCGCCACGATCAGCGCGTTCTCGCCCTTCTCCATGGCCGCGGTGGCCAGGGTCTGGATGCCGCTGGCCGCGACCGTGCCGAAGAGGACGATGCCCGCGCCGCCGAGCACCGGCAGCGGTACGAGGGCGATGACGGAGGCCGCGATGGGAACCAGGCCGAGCACGATGAGGATGCCGCCCCCCGCGGCGACGACGAAGCGACTGCGGATCTTCGTCATGGCGACGAGGCCGACGTTCTGGGCGAAGGCGCTGCACATGAACCCGTTGAAGAGCGGGCTGATGGCGCTGCCGAGGGTGTCGGCGCGCAGACCGCCCTCGATGATCTTCTCGTCGGCCGGGCGGCCGACGATCTTGCCGAGGGCCAGCATGTCCGCGGTGGACTCGGTCATGCAGACCAGCATCACGATGCACATGGAGATGATGGCGGCGATCTCGAACTGCGGTGCGCCGAAGGCGAACGGCGTCGGGAAGCCGACCACGTCGGCTTCCTTGATGGCGCCGAAGTCGGTGATGCCGGCCGGGATGGCGATCAGGGTGCCGATGACGAGACCGAGCAGGATCGCGATCTGCTGGAGGAAGCCGCGCAGGAGCTTGCGCAGGGCCAGCACGACGACCAGGGTCACGGCGGCCATGGTGATGTTGGTCATCGAACCGTAGTCGTCGGCCGTGGCGTTGCCGCCCTGCGACCAGTTGAAGGCGACCGGGAGGAGCGAGACGCCGATCAGGGTGATCACGGTGCCGGTGACGACGGGTGGGAAGAAGCGCACCAGTTTGCAGAAGTACGGGGCGAGGACGAACCCGAGAAGACTCGCGACGATGATCGCGCCGAAGATGACGGCTATCCCGTCGTGTCCCCGGTCCTTGCCTATCGCGATCATCGGGGCGACCCCGGCGAACGAGACGCCGTTGACGAAGGGCAGCCGGGCGCCGACCTTCCAGAAGCCGATGGTCTGGAGCAGGGTGGCGATCCCCGCGGTGAAGAGGCTCGCCCCCATCAGGAAGGCGGTCTCCTTGGCGGTGAGGCCGACGGCGGGCCCCACGATGAGCGGCGGGGCCACCACGCCCGCGTACATGGCGGCCACGTGCTGGAGGCCGCTGGTGAACATCTTCAGAGGGGGGAGGGTCTCGTCGACCGGGTGTTTCCGGTCGCCCCCCGCTTCCGCGGCGTTGTCGGCCGTCGTGTCGGGGGCGGCTGCATCTGCGTCTTTGCGAAACCTGGGCTTGGCGGCCACGGCGGTTCCTCCGGTCGGTTACACGTCGTCGGCGACGTGGGATTCAGGGAGGTGGTGCGTAAGTGGTGCGGCTGTGCGGCTCTCTCAGGTGGTGCAGGTCGTGCAGAGGGGGGTGCGGATGGGCGCGCACGGGGGGGGTGTGCGGGCAGCGTTCATCACCGGTCCGGCGGGCGCGCACCATGCGCGCGCCCGCCGGACCGGCTGCCGTGGACCCCGCTCGGGTCCACGGCGGCCGGTCTCGGGCCGTCCCCCTCGACCGGCCGGTCGGGGATACCGCGCGGAGCCGGGCTCCGCGGGGATGCCGCACGGAGTCGGACTCCGGCGGGTACCGCTCGGAATCAGGCTCCGGCGGCGATCTGCGCGAGGCGGCGTGCCTCGTCGCGGGTGACGCGGGCGATGGCGTCCTCGTCCACCGTGGTGAGGTGGTTGCCCTCGACGACCGGCTTGCCGTCGACGAGGGACAGGGTCACCGGGGCGGCCGCGCCGAAGATGAGCGCGGTCACCGGGTCGGCGATCGAGGAGTGGGCCAGGGTGTCCAGCTTCCACAGGACGAGGTCGGCGAGCTTGCCGGCCTCCAGGGAGCCGATCTGGTCGGCGCGGCCCAGTACTCGGGCCCCGCCGAAGGTCCCGAGGCGCAGGGCCTGACGGGCGTTCAGGGCGGTTTCGCGGTGGGCGCCGAGGCGGTTGATGAGGAGCGCGTTGCGCAGCTCGGTGTGGAGTTCGCCGGACTCGTTGGAGGCGGTGCCGTCCACGCCGAGGCCGACGGGGACGCCGGCGGCGAGCATGTCGGGGACCCGGGCGATGCCCGCGGCGAGGCGCGCGTTGGAGGACGGGCAGTGGGCGACGCCGGTTCCCGTACGGGCGAAGGCGGCGATGTCCGAGTCGTTCATGTGGACGCAGTGGGCCATCCACACGTCCTCGCCGAGCCAGCCGGTCGACTCGAAGTACTCGGTCGGGCCCATCCCGAACAGCTCCTTGCAGAACTGCTCCTCCTCGACGGTCTCCGAACCGTGGGTGTGCAGCCGTACGCCCTTGCGGCGGGCCAACTCGGCACCCTGACGCATCAGTTCGGTGGAGACGGAGAACGGCGAGCAGGGCGCGACGGCGACCTGGGTCATGGCGTCGAAGGAGGCGTCGTGGTGGGCGTCGACCGTCGCCTCGGTGGCGGCGAGGGCGCCTTCCAAGGTCTCGACGGCGAAGTCCGGGGGCAGGCCGCCGTCCTTCTCGCTGCGGTCCATGGAGCCCCGGGCGAGGGTGAACCGCACGCCCATCTCGCGGGCGGCGCCGATGATCGCGCCGGAGAGGTCGCCGGAGCCCTTCGGGAAGACGTAGTGGTGGTCCATGGCGGTGGTGACGCCGCCGCGGGCCATCATGGCGAGCGAGCCCTGCGCGGCGGCGCGGGCCATCGGCTCGTCGATGCGCGCCCAGGTCGGGTAGAGGGCGACCAGCCAGTTGAAGAGGTTGTGGTCGGTGGCCAGGCCCCGGGTGATCCACTGGTAGAAGTGGTGGTGCGTGTTGACCAGGCCGGGGGTCGCGAGGTGTCCGGTGCCGTCGATCCGCCGGACGACTCCGGCGAGGCCCTCCGGAGCCTTGCCGGCGCCGATGGACTCGATGCGGTTGCCCGCCACGACGATGTACCCGGACGCGTACTCCGTGTCGTGGGCGTCGACGGTGGCGATCGAACAGTTCTCGATGACGATGCGCTGAGGGTCTGCCGAAGCTGCCATGGCGCTTCCTTCTTCTCTCTGTGGCGATGTGGGCACGGCAGGACCCTAGGAGGATTTGAGTGCCACAGCGGTGCGGCTGTGGGTGCCGAGATGGTGGAAGAACAGATTGAGCACGACCGCGACCAGTGCTCCCGCGCTGATCCCGGAGCCGAGGACGGTCTGCGCCCAGGCCGGGAATCCGGCGTAGAAGGTCGGCGCGGCGAGCGGGATGATGCCCGCGCCGAGCGCGACGGCGACCAGGATGATGTTGGAGCTGTCGTCCAGGCCCGCCTCGGAGAGCGTACGGATGCCGCTGACCGCGATGGAGCCGAAGAGGACGATGCCGGCGCCGCCGAGGACGGGCATCGGGACGAGCGAGACGACCGCGCCGAGGACCGGGAAGGCGCCGAGGACCAGGAGCGCTCCGCCGGCGGCCGCGACGACGTACCGGCTGCGTACGCGGGTCAGGGAGACGACGCCGACGTTCTGGGCGAAGGCGCTGGTGGGAAATCCGCCGAAGACCGGGCCGAGGAGGGTGGCGATGCCGTCCGTACGCAGGCCCCGGGTGATCGTGCGGCCGTCGGTGCGGCGGTCGCAGATCTCGCCGAGGGCGAGCATCCCGGCGGAGGACTCCGTCATCAGGACGAGCATGACGATGCAGAGCGACAGGATCGCGGCGGGCTGGAACTCCGGCGCGCCGAAGGCGAAGGGGGTCGGCAGGGCGGCTAGTGGTGCGGACTTCAGCGCGGAGAAGTCGGCGAGTCCGAACGGGATAGCGGCCAGCGTGCCGACGAACATGCCCATCAGCAGGGCCACTTGCTTGAGGAAGCCGCGGCCGAAGCGCTGGATGAGCAGGATGACGACGAGCGTGAAGGCGGCCAGCGCCAGGTACTTCATGGCGCCGAAGTCGGCGGCGGTGGCGTCTCCGCCCTGCGCCCAGGCGACCGGGACCGGCATCAGGGTGACGCCGATGAGGGTGATGACCACGCCGGTGACGAGCGGCGGGAAGAAGCGCAGCAGTCTGCCGAAGAAGGGGCCGACGGCCAGGCAGAAGACTCCCGCGACGAGCACCGCCCCGTAGATCGAGGGGAGTTGGTGACCGGGTGCGCTGGTCTCGGCGATGGCGAGCATCGGCGCGATCCCGGCGGAGGAGGCGGCGTTGACGAAGGGCAGCCGGTTGCCGGCGAAACGGCCGAGACCGACGGTCTGCAGGATGGTGGCGAGCCCGGCGATCAGGAGGCTCGCCGCGATGAGCCGGGTCATCCCGGCGGTGTCGAGGCCGACGGCCTGGCCGATGATCAGCGGAGGGGTGACGACGCCCGCGTACATGGCGGCGATGTGCTGGAGCGCGGCGGGGACGAGCCGCGCGGGAGGAAGCTTCTCGTCGACCGGGTGAACTGCCTTGTCGACAGCGGTGGTCGGTGAGGTTGTGCCTGGGCCTTCTGCCGGCCTCGTTGCAGGCTGTGCCATGGGGGTTCCCTCCGGGATGACCGGCCTCCGCCCGTCGTTGCGCGGGCGGAGGCGGGTTCAGTGCCGCGTCAGAGGTTGGTCATGTCGACCGGGATCTTCGGCTCGACGCCGTCCCGGAGCACGGTGGCCTCGATCAGACCGTAGGGACGGTCCGCCGCGAAGTAGACCTCATTGTCGTTCTTGAGGCCGAACGGTTCGAGGTCCACCAGGAAGTGGTGGTTGTTCGGCAGCGAGAACCGGATCTCGTCGATCTCGCTGCGGCTGTTGATGATGCGCGAACCCATCTGGTACAGGGTCTGCTGGAGCGAGAGGGAGTACGTCTCGGCGAAGGCGTGGAGCATGTGCTTGCGCGCCTGCTCGTAGGACTTCTCCCAGTTCGGCATCCGCTGCTCGTCGCTGGTCCAGTTGTAGCGCCAGCGGGCGGAGACGTCCGTCGCGAGGATGCGGTCGTACGCCTCCTTCAGCGTCGTGTACCGGTCCTTGACGTAGCCCCAGAACTCGGAGTTGGTCGAGTTCATCACGGTCAGGTCCTTGAGGCCCGAGATGACCTCCCAGTTGTCGCCGTCGTAGGTGATCTGGGAGACGCGGGTCTCCTGGCCCTTGCGGACGAAGGAGTGCCTGACCTCGTCGGCGCCGATGAAGCGGGAGTTGCCGTCGGAGGTCGCGATGCGCTCCCAGCTGTACTCCTCGATCCGGATCCGGGCGCGGTGGATCGGCTCCTGGGAGGAGACGAAGTGCCGGGCGAGGTGGATGCCGAACTGCTCGGCGGACTCGATCCCGTGCTCCTTGGCGAACGCGAACACCGTGTTCTTGGTGGTGTCGGTCGGCAGGACGTTGGCGTTGGAGCCGGAGTAGTGGACGTCGTCCATGTCGCCCGAGAGGGCGACCGAGACGTTCAGGTCCTTGATGTGGTGGGTGTCGCCGTCCCGCACGATCTTGACGACGCGGTTCTCTGCTTTGCCGTACTGGTTCTGGCCGAGAATCGTGGGCATGTCGGTGCTAGCTCCCTCGGTAAACGGAGTAGCCGAACGGGTTGAGCAGCAGCGGTACGTGATAGTGCTCGCCCGGGGCGACCGCGAACGCGATGGTCACCTCCGGGAAGAACGCGCCGCTGTCCCTTACGCGGGGGGCGTCCTGCTGCGCCTCGGCTTGCTTCTTGGAAAAATACGCCTCGGTGTCGAATGCGAGACGCACATGGCTTGTTCCCTCCGGCAGTGCCGGGAGGTCCTTGCAACGCCCGTCCGCATCGGTCGCGGACGCTCCGAGCGTCACGTACGGCGCGTCGCTTCCGCTGCGGGCGGCGAGCGAGACGGCGACGGACGCGGCGGGGCGGCCGATACTGGTGTCCAGGATGTGGGTGGACACCGATGCGGTCGTGTCGGTACTCAAGACCGTCACTCTCCTAGATCTCAAGAGTCCTGTGCGGAAGTGCCCTCTGCGAGGGTCTCCGTCACGAGACGGGTCAGCCGGATGCGGTTGATCTTGCCCAGTTCGGTGCGCACGATCTCCTGCTCCTGCTCGGGCGAGTTTCCGATCCGGGACTTCACCGCGTCGCGCATCTGCTCACCGGTGGCGCCGGTGGCGCAGATCAGGAAGACATGTCCGAACCGCTCCTGGTAGGCCAGGTTCAGTTCGAGCATCTCGGTCTTGAGCTCCTCGGAGGCGCCGGCCATCCCCCGCTGCTCACGGGAGGAGGTCGGGTCGCCGGGCTTCGGGCGGCCGATCGGCGGGTGGCCCGCCATCGCTTCGGCCAGGTCCTCCGCGGTGAGCTTCGCCATGGCGGCGTCGCTCGCGGAGAGCAGGGCTTCTTCGGTGGCGTACGGGCGCCCGGCGAGGATGGTGTTTCCCCAGGTCGCACTGGCACACACCTCGTGCAGTGCGGGAGTGGCCTCGCCGTCCGCCAGGGTGTTGAACCGGGTGAGGCCCGGTGTGGAGCTCGAAGTCACGGGAGCCTCCGTGGCTGTTTTTCGCTGTGCGTTGTTCGGGCTGCGGATAGCTAACGCCCTCCACAACACGACGTCAACACTTTGTTGAAATCTCGCGAACGAAGAAAGCCGCCGTCCCGGCATACGGACGGCGGCTTTTTCTGCGTCTTCGGTGTGTTCGGCCAACTACTCACCCTTGGCCGCATGTTCCCGGTTCAGGTAGTTGTAAACGGTGAACCTGGAGACGCCCAGGGCGCCGGCCACCGTCTCCACCCCGTGCCGCACGGAGAAGGCACCGCGTGCCTCCAGCGCCCGGACGACGCTCTGCTTGGCCTTGCGGTCCAGGTCGGCGAGCGGCATCCCGTGCCGTCGTTCCATCGCGGCGAGGATGTGGTCGAGCGAGTCGGAGAGCTGAGGAAGGCGTACGGCTATGACGTCCTGGCCCTCCCAGGCGAGCACGACGTCGTCCGGTTGGGCCTGATCCGGACCCAGCAGCTCCGCGCCCATCGCGTCGACGAGCGGCTTGACCGCGGAGACCAGCGGATGGTCGAGCGTTGCCGAAGGGTTATCGGACGCGGCGGAGGTGTCGGCGGCGGCCGGGGGGTGATCGACGGATTCGGTCACGCCGCGTCCCCCTCGATCACGTTCACCTGGAGCGAGACCCGGGTGGCGCCCGAGGCCAGGGCCCGCCGCAGCAGGGAGTCCACGGCGGTGAGCACCTCGTCCGCGCCCCCTTCCGCGGTGTTGCCGAAGGGGCCGACGTCCACGGCGTCGAGCCCGGCGCCCTGGATCACCTCACGGGCGACCACCGCGTGGGCGGGCGCCTCGTCGAGATCGAACGGCTCGGTGGTGAATTCCACCCTCAAGCGCACTGTGCCTCCATGATGTCCTCGCCCCGGGTGCGGGCTCCCGCGGCTCGGCCACGACTGTAACCGCTGGACGGGGCCCGCTCCGGTGCGCGCGGGGCCCGAACGCGGCGGTTACGGAAGCGGCAGGACGCAGACCGCGACCGGAGCCGGAAGACCGCGGCGGCTGGCGAGGCGGGCGCGGGGGAGGAACGGCCACCGTGGCCGGGGCGGTCGGGGCGGGAGCTCGGACGGGGGCGGTCAGCCGCCCGTCTGAATGTCCCCCCTGGTCGAGGAGGCGATGGCGTCGCCGTGGGCGAAGTCGCCGGGCGGGATGCCCGGATGGTGCCCCTCCCGGTCGGGGGCGACCTCGGCCGCCGGGCCGAGCGCGAGCCGGGAGACGATCCGGTAGCGGTCGCCCCGGTAGAGCGAGTGGACGTACTCCACGGGGCGGCCCGCCGTGTCGGAGGTCAGCCGCTCGAAGAGCAGCGCCGGCGACAGCTCCGGCACGTCGAGGAGCCCGGCCTCGGCGCGGGTGACGACGGTGGGCTCGATGGCCTGGACCGCCTCGTGGACGTGCACCCCGTGCGTGGAGCGCAGATGCTCGTACAGGTCGCCGCTCTCCAGCTCCCGCGCGCTGAGGCCCGGCACCAGCTCGGCCCGGATGTGCAGGTGCTCGATGGCCATCGGCACACCGTCGACCAGCCGCAGCCGCGCCACGTACACGATCTCGGCGGCGGGCGACATCCGCAGCTTGCGGCCGACGCGGGCCCCCGCCTGGAGGGTGGTGAACTCCAGCAGCCGGC from Streptomyces sp. CA-278952 carries:
- the uraH gene encoding hydroxyisourate hydrolase, coding for MSTDTTASVSTHILDTSIGRPAASVAVSLAARSGSDAPYVTLGASATDADGRCKDLPALPEGTSHVRLAFDTEAYFSKKQAEAQQDAPRVRDSGAFFPEVTIAFAVAPGEHYHVPLLLNPFGYSVYRGS
- a CDS encoding GntR family transcriptional regulator — protein: MDADVPGTVLKRERTRDAVLELIESRSPGDAIPSERALCALLGVSRPTVRAAADELVAAGLLVREHGRGMFVAPAKITQELVAGDRALGVPQAAGAWSSRLLEFTTLQAGARVGRKLRMSPAAEIVYVARLRLVDGVPMAIEHLHIRAELVPGLSARELESGDLYEHLRSTHGVHVHEAVQAIEPTVVTRAEAGLLDVPELSPALLFERLTSDTAGRPVEYVHSLYRGDRYRIVSRLALGPAAEVAPDREGHHPGIPPGDFAHGDAIASSTRGDIQTGG
- the uraD gene encoding 2-oxo-4-hydroxy-4-carboxy-5-ureidoimidazoline decarboxylase, with translation MTSSSTPGLTRFNTLADGEATPALHEVCASATWGNTILAGRPYATEEALLSASDAAMAKLTAEDLAEAMAGHPPIGRPKPGDPTSSREQRGMAGASEELKTEMLELNLAYQERFGHVFLICATGATGEQMRDAVKSRIGNSPEQEQEIVRTELGKINRIRLTRLVTETLAEGTSAQDS
- the pucL gene encoding factor-independent urate hydroxylase yields the protein MPTILGQNQYGKAENRVVKIVRDGDTHHIKDLNVSVALSGDMDDVHYSGSNANVLPTDTTKNTVFAFAKEHGIESAEQFGIHLARHFVSSQEPIHRARIRIEEYSWERIATSDGNSRFIGADEVRHSFVRKGQETRVSQITYDGDNWEVISGLKDLTVMNSTNSEFWGYVKDRYTTLKEAYDRILATDVSARWRYNWTSDEQRMPNWEKSYEQARKHMLHAFAETYSLSLQQTLYQMGSRIINSRSEIDEIRFSLPNNHHFLVDLEPFGLKNDNEVYFAADRPYGLIEATVLRDGVEPKIPVDMTNL
- a CDS encoding helix-turn-helix domain-containing protein; this encodes MTESVDHPPAAADTSAASDNPSATLDHPLVSAVKPLVDAMGAELLGPDQAQPDDVVLAWEGQDVIAVRLPQLSDSLDHILAAMERRHGMPLADLDRKAKQSVVRALEARGAFSVRHGVETVAGALGVSRFTVYNYLNREHAAKGE
- a CDS encoding nucleobase:cation symporter-2 family protein gives rise to the protein MAQPATRPAEGPGTTSPTTAVDKAVHPVDEKLPPARLVPAALQHIAAMYAGVVTPPLIIGQAVGLDTAGMTRLIAASLLIAGLATILQTVGLGRFAGNRLPFVNAASSAGIAPMLAIAETSAPGHQLPSIYGAVLVAGVFCLAVGPFFGRLLRFFPPLVTGVVITLIGVTLMPVPVAWAQGGDATAADFGAMKYLALAAFTLVVILLIQRFGRGFLKQVALLMGMFVGTLAAIPFGLADFSALKSAPLAALPTPFAFGAPEFQPAAILSLCIVMLVLMTESSAGMLALGEICDRRTDGRTITRGLRTDGIATLLGPVFGGFPTSAFAQNVGVVSLTRVRSRYVVAAAGGALLVLGAFPVLGAVVSLVPMPVLGGAGIVLFGSIAVSGIRTLSEAGLDDSSNIILVAVALGAGIIPLAAPTFYAGFPAWAQTVLGSGISAGALVAVVLNLFFHHLGTHSRTAVALKSS
- a CDS encoding 8-oxoguanine deaminase, translating into MAASADPQRIVIENCSIATVDAHDTEYASGYIVVAGNRIESIGAGKAPEGLAGVVRRIDGTGHLATPGLVNTHHHFYQWITRGLATDHNLFNWLVALYPTWARIDEPMARAAAQGSLAMMARGGVTTAMDHHYVFPKGSGDLSGAIIGAAREMGVRFTLARGSMDRSEKDGGLPPDFAVETLEGALAATEATVDAHHDASFDAMTQVAVAPCSPFSVSTELMRQGAELARRKGVRLHTHGSETVEEEQFCKELFGMGPTEYFESTGWLGEDVWMAHCVHMNDSDIAAFARTGTGVAHCPSSNARLAAGIARVPDMLAAGVPVGLGVDGTASNESGELHTELRNALLINRLGAHRETALNARQALRLGTFGGARVLGRADQIGSLEAGKLADLVLWKLDTLAHSSIADPVTALIFGAAAPVTLSLVDGKPVVEGNHLTTVDEDAIARVTRDEARRLAQIAAGA